A genome region from SAR324 cluster bacterium includes the following:
- the purD gene encoding phosphoribosylamine--glycine ligase, with protein sequence MTHKVLIIGSGGREHALVWKLSQSSVVTKIFVAPGNAGMEDLAQRVTLHSHDAIVSFVRQESIDLTIIGQEVYLVEGLVDRLEREGFLAFGPSAASAQLEGSKGFAKDFMQRHHIPTAAYRQFTEVLPAEQFLETLKPPYVIKVDGLAAGKGVLICQTKEDARQQIHNILELHAFGDAGSSIVIEEFLKGEEASYFVISDGKNYITCPSAQDHKRIGELDTGLNTGGMGAYSPAPVVTASVEDLILKQVVEPTLKGMSEEGHPYKGVLYIGLMIDGGQPRVIEYNCRFGDPECQPLMMRLKSDLFPLLRASARGDLSTTQAEWDSRPTACVVLASEGYPENYPKGKIITGLDDNTENVMVFHAGTVKDGPVYRTNGGRVVGVTGMGNTLENAVAAAYDRIRNIHWDGMVYRRDIGLKGLCHFKDGRATKSVAIMIGSQSDLEIAKKATAVLDQFGVGYSLCVTSAHRTPERTREFMHKAEVAGVEVFIAMAGMAAHLPGVAASETTRPVIGVPILSSLQGMDALLAIAQMPPGIPVSTMAINGSVNAALSAIQMLSIRYTDLRARMKLYRLEMAQKVAQAHQDAGLETL encoded by the coding sequence ATGACCCATAAAGTTTTGATTATCGGTAGTGGTGGACGCGAGCATGCGCTGGTATGGAAACTGAGCCAGAGTTCGGTCGTGACCAAAATATTTGTTGCACCGGGAAACGCTGGAATGGAAGACCTGGCACAACGTGTTACCTTGCATTCCCATGATGCTATTGTGTCGTTTGTTCGGCAAGAATCCATTGATCTCACCATCATTGGACAAGAAGTATATCTGGTGGAAGGCCTGGTTGACCGTTTAGAGCGCGAGGGCTTTCTGGCGTTCGGACCAAGTGCGGCCTCAGCCCAACTTGAAGGCAGCAAAGGGTTTGCCAAAGACTTCATGCAACGTCATCATATTCCGACAGCGGCATACCGGCAATTCACGGAAGTTTTGCCAGCGGAACAATTTCTGGAAACCCTCAAGCCCCCCTATGTGATCAAAGTCGATGGATTGGCGGCCGGAAAAGGTGTGCTGATTTGTCAGACAAAGGAAGACGCTCGTCAACAGATCCATAATATTCTCGAACTCCATGCCTTCGGCGACGCGGGCTCCAGTATTGTGATCGAAGAATTCCTTAAAGGTGAAGAAGCTTCTTATTTTGTGATCAGTGACGGCAAAAATTACATCACCTGCCCTTCCGCACAGGATCATAAACGCATCGGTGAACTGGATACAGGCCTGAATACCGGCGGTATGGGGGCATACTCCCCGGCACCTGTAGTGACAGCTTCTGTGGAAGACCTGATTCTGAAACAGGTGGTTGAACCCACTTTGAAAGGGATGTCCGAAGAGGGCCATCCCTACAAGGGGGTGTTGTATATCGGACTGATGATTGATGGCGGACAGCCCAGAGTGATTGAATACAATTGCAGATTTGGCGATCCTGAATGTCAACCGTTGATGATGCGCCTCAAGAGCGATTTATTTCCGTTGTTGAGGGCGTCTGCCAGAGGCGATTTATCCACAACGCAGGCTGAGTGGGATTCACGGCCAACAGCATGTGTTGTCCTGGCATCGGAAGGATATCCTGAAAATTATCCCAAAGGTAAAATCATCACCGGACTGGATGACAATACCGAAAATGTGATGGTGTTTCATGCGGGCACTGTCAAGGATGGCCCTGTCTATCGCACCAATGGCGGGCGTGTTGTCGGCGTTACCGGCATGGGCAATACACTCGAAAACGCGGTAGCCGCCGCCTATGACAGGATACGAAACATACACTGGGATGGCATGGTTTATCGGAGAGATATTGGACTCAAAGGCCTGTGTCATTTCAAAGACGGACGTGCGACAAAAAGTGTGGCTATTATGATTGGCAGTCAAAGCGATCTTGAAATAGCGAAAAAAGCCACGGCTGTGCTGGACCAGTTTGGTGTAGGATATTCCCTGTGTGTGACTTCCGCGCACCGTACACCGGAAAGAACCCGTGAATTTATGCACAAAGCGGAAGTAGCCGGAGTGGAGGTATTTATCGCCATGGCAGGCATGGCTGCGCATCTTCCTGGTGTTGCCGCCTCCGAAACAACCAGACCGGTGATCGGAGTTCCGATCCTTTCATCCTTACAGGGAATGGACGCATTGCTGGCCATTGCCCAGATGCCTCCAGGCATTCCAGTTTCCACCATGGCAATCAATGGCTCCGTCAATGCGGCGTTGAGCGCCATTCAGATGTTGTCCATTCGCTATACAGACCTGCGTGCCAGGATGAAATTATACCGTCTGGAAATGGCTCAGAAAGTAGCGCAAGCACATCAAGACGCAGGGTTGGAGACGTTATGA
- a CDS encoding DegQ family serine endoprotease has translation MRWSLWTGIVFCLFGFLSHSIFAQSADSLQPLIRESKTRAQLVKKLQKGVVHIKVEKMVKGHDGQQLNNPFDQFNDEFLDRFFPPGFRKQPHGNQKERQFKQEGLGSGALINKDGFILTNHHVVGEADKIVVKLYDGREFEAKLIGTDPLSDIAVVKIDVTNPDFLPMGNSDDIDVGESVIAIGNPFGLTQTVTFGIVSAKGRSNIGITDYEDFIQTDAAINPGNSGGPLLNLSGEIIGVNTAIFSRNGGYQGIGFAVSINMARRIMEELIASGSVSRGWLGVSIQDLTPELAKAFGLSGTEGSLITGIMPGTPAETSGIQKGDVIIKLNQKSISNSNNLRNEIANAKVSSTVKITVLRKGKEMVFSVKLGERPSDPTASNEQVPEPAKEDNLLGLSVQNLTHEAADRLGYNDLKEAVVISSVEVDSEAESKGLRPGMLILEVNQYAIKNVDEFKKILSGLDKSRGVLLLVQNRQNSQYVFLNPQNN, from the coding sequence ATGCGTTGGTCACTATGGACAGGAATCGTGTTTTGCCTGTTTGGGTTTTTGTCTCATAGTATTTTTGCCCAGAGTGCAGACAGTCTGCAACCCTTGATCCGTGAATCAAAAACACGGGCTCAACTGGTCAAAAAACTCCAGAAAGGAGTGGTTCATATCAAGGTTGAAAAAATGGTGAAAGGCCATGATGGTCAGCAGTTGAACAATCCATTCGACCAGTTTAATGATGAGTTCCTTGATCGGTTTTTTCCACCGGGATTTCGCAAGCAGCCTCATGGGAATCAAAAGGAGCGACAGTTTAAGCAGGAAGGTTTGGGGTCTGGCGCACTCATTAACAAGGATGGCTTCATCCTGACGAACCATCATGTGGTAGGCGAAGCTGACAAAATCGTGGTTAAATTGTATGATGGCCGGGAATTTGAAGCAAAACTGATCGGGACTGACCCGTTGTCGGACATCGCTGTTGTCAAAATTGATGTGACCAACCCTGATTTCCTGCCAATGGGCAATTCCGATGACATTGATGTCGGTGAGTCTGTGATTGCTATCGGGAATCCCTTTGGGTTGACACAAACTGTGACCTTCGGAATTGTCAGTGCCAAGGGGCGCTCCAATATCGGCATCACCGATTATGAGGATTTCATTCAAACCGATGCCGCCATCAATCCGGGAAACAGCGGAGGACCACTGTTAAATCTGAGCGGTGAAATCATTGGTGTGAATACCGCTATCTTCAGTAGAAATGGTGGCTATCAGGGAATTGGTTTTGCCGTTTCTATCAACATGGCGCGAAGGATCATGGAAGAGTTGATTGCGTCTGGTTCCGTCTCGCGAGGTTGGCTGGGAGTCAGCATTCAGGATCTGACACCTGAACTGGCCAAAGCGTTCGGTCTGTCAGGCACCGAAGGCTCACTGATCACCGGCATCATGCCCGGAACGCCAGCAGAAACCAGCGGAATTCAGAAAGGGGATGTCATTATCAAACTGAATCAGAAATCTATCAGCAACAGCAATAACCTCCGAAATGAAATTGCCAATGCCAAGGTTAGCTCAACCGTTAAGATTACAGTCCTGAGGAAAGGAAAGGAAATGGTTTTTTCTGTGAAACTGGGAGAACGTCCGAGCGACCCGACGGCCAGCAATGAGCAGGTCCCTGAACCGGCAAAAGAGGATAATCTTCTGGGATTGAGTGTGCAAAACCTGACACATGAAGCGGCTGATCGCCTGGGCTATAACGATCTCAAAGAGGCCGTTGTGATTTCCAGTGTTGAGGTGGATTCAGAGGCAGAATCCAAAGGCCTCAGGCCCGGTATGTTGATTTTGGAAGTAAACCAGTATGCCATCAAAAATGTGGATGAATTCAAGAAAATATTGAGTGGTCTGGATAAATCCCGAGGCGTATTGCTATTGGTTCAAAACCGTCAAAATTCCCAATATGTCTTTTTAAATCCCCAGAACAATTAA
- the apgM gene encoding 2,3-bisphosphoglycerate-independent phosphoglycerate mutase, which yields MSVISKLLIILDGLADEPIDALNTQTPLQAAQTPNLDYLATLGQSGIADPTAPHFPHTTATCTLGILGYPPGEKPVPRGIVEALGTDLELEPGDVAWRGNWATVDENGFIIDRRAGRIREGVEELVNSLNQMRLDRNEKLFVRSATEHRFALIIRGQGLSDKIVSSDPIEERTYQKKLIPHALDPADSKAQRTAQLLRQFEDKAEQILKNHPLNVLRQQKGQVPVTGILTREAGMMRSLPPIHINNQLLNAACVTGDRTIFGLCKMTGMDVLHAPEMTANLDSNLALKFEYATQVLRKRDLVVLHIKGCDIAAHNQDALRKMKFIEEFDLRLGHFLAEWKEPLRIAVTTDHSTSSITGHHMEGPVPVLLYGSHIEADQIHHFDEVSARQGSLGYFQMWDLLKHLCR from the coding sequence ATGAGTGTTATTTCCAAGTTATTGATCATTCTGGATGGTTTGGCCGATGAACCCATAGATGCCTTGAACACTCAAACTCCCCTGCAGGCGGCTCAAACACCCAACCTGGATTATCTTGCGACCCTTGGTCAGTCCGGAATAGCGGATCCCACAGCACCACATTTTCCTCACACTACGGCAACCTGCACTCTCGGGATTTTAGGATATCCCCCTGGAGAAAAACCCGTTCCTCGCGGAATTGTTGAGGCTTTGGGAACCGATCTTGAGCTTGAACCTGGTGATGTCGCATGGCGTGGAAACTGGGCCACGGTGGACGAAAATGGTTTTATTATTGATCGGCGGGCTGGCCGTATCCGTGAAGGTGTTGAGGAACTTGTTAACAGTCTGAATCAAATGCGACTGGATAGGAACGAAAAACTATTTGTCAGATCAGCAACTGAACACCGGTTTGCGCTGATTATCCGAGGGCAGGGACTTTCAGACAAAATTGTGAGCAGCGATCCGATTGAAGAACGAACCTACCAGAAAAAACTAATTCCACACGCACTCGATCCTGCCGATTCAAAGGCGCAGAGAACTGCACAACTCCTGCGACAGTTTGAAGATAAAGCTGAGCAAATATTAAAAAATCATCCGCTCAATGTTCTGCGCCAACAAAAAGGACAAGTGCCCGTGACAGGTATTTTGACGAGAGAAGCCGGCATGATGCGATCCTTGCCACCAATCCACATAAATAACCAATTACTAAACGCGGCGTGTGTGACGGGTGATCGTACCATTTTCGGATTATGCAAAATGACAGGGATGGATGTTCTTCACGCACCGGAAATGACCGCAAATCTTGACAGCAATCTGGCTCTTAAATTTGAATATGCGACTCAGGTCCTTCGAAAACGGGATCTGGTGGTTCTACACATCAAGGGATGTGATATCGCCGCGCATAATCAGGATGCCTTGAGGAAAATGAAATTTATTGAAGAGTTCGATCTGCGGTTGGGCCATTTTCTGGCAGAATGGAAGGAGCCTTTACGAATTGCGGTCACTACCGATCACAGCACCTCCAGCATCACAGGACACCACATGGAAGGTCCAGTCCCAGTGTTGCTTTATGGCTCCCATATTGAAGCGGACCAAATCCATCACTTTGATGAAGTGTCCGCTCGTCAGGGAAGTTTGGGGTATTTTCAAATGTGGGACTTACTGAAACATTTGTGCCGGTGA
- the rseP gene encoding RIP metalloprotease RseP, which translates to MITTIAVFLLVLGFLIFIHELGHYAAARHAGVRVEQFSIGFPPKLWGKKVGETEYLISWIPVGGYVRLWGQNLNDENETDPENYASKSIFQRFYILVAGPSMNLLFAFLFMPLVYMIGVNVPKYLNSYPVVFQVSEQGLAQRIGLQPGDEIVSANGKELQSWQQLYDMVGEISPEATLTLVVSRNGYLVPLKETSLAEMERDGTGWTPHIEPVVGSFSENSQAESAGLQLGDRIIRINGKAIEDWSQITETIQTEQNSTDKAKTNHNSQPSPLTVEVDRNGTIMKIEVIPLYDAANQRFLMGMGIEMTRQSYGPIDSVIMGSERLWFVTRSTFSFMGKLFSGQGTMNDVGGPVRIGQVLGDAARNSITDLFFLVAVISLQLGIFNLFPIPVLDGGHIFFLLLEKIKGGPLNPVFRERIQMVGMSLLMLLMIVITYHDILQLK; encoded by the coding sequence ATGATCACAACCATCGCGGTTTTTTTACTGGTACTCGGCTTTTTGATTTTTATTCATGAACTGGGACATTATGCGGCCGCCCGTCACGCAGGTGTGCGTGTAGAACAGTTTTCCATTGGCTTTCCGCCAAAGCTCTGGGGAAAAAAAGTTGGCGAAACTGAATATCTCATTTCATGGATTCCGGTTGGCGGGTATGTCAGGCTATGGGGACAAAATCTGAACGATGAAAACGAGACTGACCCGGAAAATTATGCGTCTAAATCCATTTTTCAGCGATTTTACATTTTAGTGGCTGGCCCCTCCATGAATCTGTTATTCGCGTTTTTATTCATGCCATTGGTTTACATGATTGGCGTGAATGTGCCCAAATATCTGAATTCATATCCTGTAGTATTCCAGGTTTCTGAGCAGGGATTGGCTCAACGTATTGGTCTGCAACCAGGTGATGAGATTGTTTCGGCCAACGGCAAAGAACTACAAAGCTGGCAGCAATTGTACGACATGGTGGGAGAAATATCGCCTGAAGCAACGCTGACGCTTGTTGTATCTCGCAACGGATACCTTGTTCCCCTGAAGGAAACCAGTCTGGCGGAAATGGAACGGGATGGAACGGGATGGACTCCTCATATTGAGCCGGTGGTTGGCAGTTTCTCAGAAAACTCACAGGCGGAATCCGCAGGGTTACAGCTTGGTGACCGGATTATCCGGATCAACGGAAAGGCCATTGAAGACTGGAGTCAGATCACCGAAACAATTCAGACTGAGCAGAATTCAACGGACAAGGCAAAGACGAATCATAACAGCCAGCCCAGTCCCTTAACCGTTGAAGTGGATCGCAATGGAACGATTATGAAGATCGAAGTAATCCCACTGTATGATGCGGCCAACCAGCGATTTCTTATGGGCATGGGGATTGAAATGACACGACAGTCTTATGGTCCGATTGACAGCGTGATCATGGGGTCCGAACGTTTGTGGTTTGTGACCCGCTCCACTTTTTCCTTCATGGGCAAGCTGTTTTCAGGACAAGGAACAATGAATGACGTAGGCGGCCCTGTGCGTATTGGTCAGGTTCTGGGAGATGCGGCAAGAAACAGCATCACTGATCTGTTTTTTTTAGTTGCCGTGATCAGTTTGCAATTGGGTATTTTTAATTTATTCCCGATTCCCGTGCTGGATGGCGGACATATCTTTTTTCTGCTGCTTGAAAAAATCAAGGGTGGCCCCCTGAATCCTGTGTTTCGGGAACGGATACAAATGGTGGGAATGTCGCTGTTGATGCTACTTATGATTGTAATCACCTACCATGATATCCTTCAACTTAAATAA
- a CDS encoding 1-deoxy-D-xylulose-5-phosphate reductoisomerase, giving the protein MIKKNLAVLGSTGSIGVNTLDVVRQFPDRFKVIGLSCQNQVETMIDQIEEFHPRIVSVGSETAARGLRERYPEPQLKVFWGQDGLERIATEPEVELVVAGIVGAAGLKSSHAALSVGKTLALANKETMVLAGDVMVATARQHGSRILPVDSEHNAVFQALAGHNPQEIEKIILTASGGPFRDRPVETFENITLEEALNHPNWKMGSKITIDSASMMNKGLEVIEARWLFDVSVDKIEVIIHRQSIIHSMVEYQDGSFIAQMGLPDMRVPIAYCLSWPERLPLKIPKMNLSQIAKLQFEQVSGKKFPCLALAFKAARLGGGAPAILNGANEEVVARLLDRQIRFVDIARVLSQVMVQLEQQHHHREAPAFLKKINTVDDALQADAWGRHQAHLVLEKLK; this is encoded by the coding sequence ATGATAAAAAAAAATCTGGCTGTTTTGGGATCTACTGGTTCCATTGGGGTCAATACCCTGGATGTGGTTCGGCAATTTCCCGATAGATTCAAGGTCATTGGCTTATCCTGCCAGAACCAGGTCGAGACAATGATTGATCAGATTGAGGAGTTTCATCCGCGTATCGTGTCCGTTGGATCCGAAACCGCGGCCCGCGGTTTAAGGGAACGGTATCCAGAGCCTCAACTGAAAGTGTTCTGGGGACAGGATGGACTTGAGCGTATCGCAACAGAACCCGAAGTGGAACTGGTCGTTGCCGGTATTGTCGGTGCCGCAGGTTTGAAATCCAGCCATGCGGCTTTGTCTGTTGGTAAAACACTGGCCCTGGCCAACAAGGAAACCATGGTTCTTGCAGGAGATGTCATGGTGGCCACAGCCCGACAGCATGGTAGCCGCATACTGCCTGTGGATAGTGAACATAATGCGGTTTTTCAGGCGTTGGCAGGGCATAATCCTCAAGAAATCGAAAAAATTATTCTCACCGCTTCAGGGGGACCGTTCAGGGATCGTCCGGTGGAAACCTTCGAAAACATCACGCTGGAAGAAGCACTGAATCATCCCAACTGGAAAATGGGTTCAAAAATCACGATTGATTCAGCCAGCATGATGAACAAAGGTCTGGAGGTGATTGAAGCCCGCTGGTTATTTGACGTGTCGGTGGACAAGATTGAGGTGATCATTCATCGCCAGAGCATTATTCACTCAATGGTTGAATATCAGGATGGGTCGTTCATTGCCCAGATGGGACTTCCGGACATGCGAGTGCCGATTGCCTATTGCCTTTCCTGGCCTGAACGGCTTCCGCTGAAAATTCCTAAAATGAATCTGTCTCAAATCGCGAAACTTCAGTTTGAACAGGTTTCTGGAAAAAAATTTCCCTGTCTGGCGCTGGCCTTCAAGGCGGCCCGGCTTGGTGGTGGCGCACCGGCGATTCTCAATGGAGCCAATGAAGAAGTGGTCGCCCGTCTTCTGGATCGACAGATCCGTTTTGTCGATATCGCACGTGTTTTGTCACAGGTCATGGTTCAACTGGAACAACAACATCATCACCGGGAGGCCCCGGCGTTTTTAAAGAAAATCAACACTGTGGATGACGCGCTTCAGGCTGATGCCTGGGGACGGCATCAGGCACATCTCGTTTTGGAGAAATTGAAATGA
- a CDS encoding type II toxin-antitoxin system HicA family toxin — translation MNQWKTTKSKQVFAALQRIGWKIKRQSGSHRILTREGWKDTVFAFHDKEEIGPKMLSRLAKVTGLTPEDL, via the coding sequence ATGAACCAGTGGAAAACCACAAAATCAAAACAAGTTTTTGCCGCTCTTCAGCGCATAGGTTGGAAGATCAAACGTCAATCGGGATCTCATCGAATTTTAACCCGTGAGGGGTGGAAAGACACAGTATTTGCGTTCCATGATAAAGAAGAGATCGGTCCGAAAATGTTGTCACGATTGGCAAAAGTCACAGGATTAACTCCTGAAGATCTTTGA
- a CDS encoding type II toxin-antitoxin system HicB family antitoxin, translating into MKFSIEIEQEEDGRWIAEVVDLPGVMGYGKTRPEAIIKVQALALRVLADQIEHDETQSEYVNIDLAIAL; encoded by the coding sequence ATGAAATTTTCTATTGAAATTGAACAGGAAGAAGATGGCAGATGGATTGCTGAAGTTGTGGATTTGCCGGGGGTAATGGGCTATGGAAAAACCAGGCCGGAGGCTATCATAAAGGTGCAGGCTTTAGCCTTAAGAGTTCTTGCGGATCAAATTGAGCATGATGAAACACAATCGGAATATGTCAACATTGATCTGGCAATAGCCCTATGA
- a CDS encoding type II toxin-antitoxin system HicB family antitoxin, translating into MNSYTAVIKSVDNWWIGWIEEVPGVNCQEKTRDELMKSLKITLQEALELNKQDALSEAGTNYFEEQIAL; encoded by the coding sequence ATGAATAGTTACACAGCAGTTATTAAATCAGTGGATAATTGGTGGATTGGTTGGATTGAGGAAGTCCCAGGGGTGAACTGTCAGGAAAAAACCCGTGATGAATTAATGAAAAGTCTGAAAATCACGTTACAGGAAGCTTTGGAATTGAACAAACAGGATGCACTGAGCGAAGCTGGAACAAATTATTTTGAGGAACAGATTGCGCTATGA
- a CDS encoding phosphatidate cytidylyltransferase has product MSETETINLEQPQKPKSDVKTRVMTAIPAALAVIGLLVFGSQTVLGLVVLAFALVGMHEYRNMFAGNGINLNAPVLMGLTILIGLGGTFGGVSGINAMLLLSVLAVLFFQLLFTPRHEIADLQEMGLYLFGVLWIGWSFNYLTPLKNLPQGTALIFLLLLTIWASDSFAYFGGRAIGKTPLAPSISPKKTIEGSACGVIGSGLIGAIYSALVLTHLNWWQGAVIAVVIAVVGQMGDLVESKIKRVCHVKDSGTLFPGHGGVLDRVDGFLTTVPLFYYLVILMEHVG; this is encoded by the coding sequence ATGTCAGAAACCGAAACAATCAATCTGGAACAACCTCAAAAACCAAAATCAGATGTAAAAACCCGAGTGATGACAGCTATTCCCGCGGCATTGGCTGTGATTGGCCTGCTGGTTTTTGGCTCTCAAACCGTGTTGGGACTTGTCGTTCTGGCATTCGCCCTGGTGGGTATGCATGAATATCGAAACATGTTTGCCGGGAATGGAATAAATCTGAATGCTCCCGTGCTCATGGGATTGACCATTTTGATCGGCCTGGGCGGAACTTTCGGAGGTGTTTCAGGAATCAATGCCATGTTGCTACTGAGTGTGCTGGCTGTGCTGTTCTTCCAACTGCTGTTCACCCCCCGTCATGAAATTGCTGATTTACAGGAAATGGGGCTGTATCTGTTTGGTGTGCTCTGGATTGGATGGAGTTTCAATTATCTCACGCCCCTCAAAAATCTGCCACAGGGTACCGCCCTGATTTTTCTGCTCTTACTGACCATCTGGGCCAGTGATTCTTTTGCGTATTTTGGAGGCAGAGCAATTGGCAAAACCCCACTTGCGCCATCTATCAGTCCCAAAAAAACGATTGAAGGCAGTGCCTGCGGTGTGATTGGCAGTGGCCTCATCGGTGCGATTTATTCGGCTCTTGTGCTGACCCATCTGAACTGGTGGCAGGGCGCTGTCATCGCTGTTGTGATTGCGGTGGTCGGCCAAATGGGCGATTTGGTCGAATCCAAAATCAAACGGGTGTGCCATGTCAAGGATTCCGGCACACTTTTCCCCGGACATGGCGGTGTGCTGGATCGGGTGGATGGTTTTCTGACCACCGTTCCGCTGTTCTATTATCTGGTCATTCTCATGGAGCATGTGGGTTAA
- a CDS encoding isoprenyl transferase, translating to MHPLWQSIDKQLLPRHVGIIMDGNGRWAQQRIMPRFQGHRSAVKAVRVTVETSAEIGLKALTLYAFSTENWKRPQTEVSILMDLLAEYLEKELNTMLTNNIQLRLIGDRAALPEFIHAPLDRALQNTAGNTGLVLNLAVNYGGRAEIIRAVQSIVSAYAKQPFEIGTIDDAMLQQHLYTPDLPDPDLIIRTSGEYRISNFLLWQSAYAEFYFTNVLWPDFTQEEFFKALLDFQNRQRRMGGV from the coding sequence TTCTTCCCCGACATGTGGGAATCATCATGGATGGTAATGGTCGCTGGGCCCAACAACGAATCATGCCCCGATTTCAGGGACACCGCAGTGCTGTCAAGGCAGTACGAGTCACAGTGGAAACCTCTGCTGAGATTGGACTCAAAGCCCTGACGCTCTATGCGTTTTCAACGGAAAACTGGAAACGTCCCCAGACCGAAGTTTCCATTTTAATGGATCTGCTGGCGGAATATCTGGAAAAAGAACTCAACACCATGCTGACTAACAACATTCAGTTGCGCCTGATCGGCGACCGGGCCGCATTGCCGGAATTTATTCATGCGCCGCTGGACCGTGCCCTGCAAAACACAGCGGGGAATACAGGGCTTGTTTTGAATCTCGCTGTCAATTATGGCGGTCGGGCGGAAATCATCAGGGCGGTTCAGTCTATTGTGAGTGCTTACGCAAAACAGCCGTTTGAGATCGGAACCATTGATGACGCAATGCTTCAACAGCATTTATACACACCTGATTTGCCAGACCCTGATCTGATTATCCGTACCAGTGGTGAATACCGGATTTCCAATTTCCTATTGTGGCAAAGTGCCTATGCGGAGTTTTATTTCACCAATGTCCTGTGGCCTGATTTTACCCAGGAGGAATTTTTCAAGGCCCTGCTTGATTTTCAGAATAGACAGCGCAGGATGGGCGGTGTATAG